Genomic segment of Candidatus Anoxymicrobium japonicum:
CACTCCCATGAAGTCACCCACGCCTGCCAAAACCGGTACGGATGACGGGGATTGGGAGGAGTTTTAAAACGTATTGAATTTAAGCTGAAGAACGCAGTTAGCCACAGAGCACACAGAGGCAAAGCGGATTGCGTGATGCTGAGAGAGTTACCCGATAGGCGGAAGTCATGACTCGGACAATCCCTTGTTTTTTCTCTGTGAACTCTGTGTGCTCTGTGGCTTGAATTACGGTTTTTACGATTCATGCATGACAGGCAGGGCGAGATTGGAATTTATCGTTCTTATTGCGAATTGAAACAAGAGGCAAGAATGAAGAGAAAAGACATCATCCCAACAAGCCAGGAACGGCCCATGCGGGAAAATGATTTTATCGTTTCCAAGACGGACCTGACTGGACGTATTACCTACGGCAATGAAATTTTCATTGAGTTTTCCGGGTATAGCGAAGAAGAGTTGCTTGGCAGCCAACATAACATTATCCGCCACCCTGATATGCCCAGGGCGGTGTTTCATTTGCTTTGGGATTACTTGTCGAAAGACAGGGAGATATTCGCTTACGTCAAGAATATGTCAAAAGATGGCGGCTACTACTGGGTGTTTGCGCAAGTTGCACCCATGAAAGACGCGAACAATAAAAAAATCGGTTACACCTCGGTTCGCCGTATGCCTAACCCCAAAGCGATTCCAATTGTGGCAGAGGTTTATCGCAGCATGCTGGAAGCGGAGCGGAAAGCCGGTGCCAGGGATGCTATCTCAGCTTCCGGCGCGGTTCTGGGTGCGGTGTTAAAAGACAAGGGCGTTTCATACGAGGAGCTGATCAATGTTTTACAAGCACTTTAAGCATAATGAACCTGCCGCAATAACCGCAATCGGCATCGTTTGGGCAGGCCTGCTGGTTTATATA
This window contains:
- a CDS encoding aerotaxis receptor Aer, with amino-acid sequence MKRKDIIPTSQERPMRENDFIVSKTDLTGRITYGNEIFIEFSGYSEEELLGSQHNIIRHPDMPRAVFHLLWDYLSKDREIFAYVKNMSKDGGYYWVFAQVAPMKDANNKKIGYTSVRRMPNPKAIPIVAEVYRSMLEAERKAGARDAISASGAVLGAVLKDKGVSYEELINVLQAL